A stretch of DNA from Desulfosarcina ovata subsp. ovata:
CCCGGCAAAAATTGATCGATTTGCGGACATCGGCCAAGGCGACATCCTGGGGGGTGGTGACAATCAGGGCCTTGGCGCCGGTGATGGTCTGGGCGACACTCAAGGGCTCATCCCCGGTACCCGGCGGTGAGTCGACGATGAGAAAATCCAGCGCGTCCCAGAAAACGTCACCGATAAACTGACGAATGATACCGGTCTTCGCCGGTCCTCGCCAGATGACGGCCTGATCGGGATCCTTCATCAGAGACTGCATGGAAACGACTTTCAAATTCTCGTTCACCTTCTTGGGAACCACCTGCTGTGTCTCCTGGCTCACCTCCAGAAGTCCGTTGATGCCGACCATGCCGGCAATGCTGGGGCCGTGCAGATCCACATCCATCAAGCCGGTCGAAAATCCCTTGGCGGCCAGGGCCACGGCCAGATTGGTGGCAAAGCTGGATTTGCCCACCCCACCCTTACCGCTCATGACGATCAGTTTGTGCTTGATTTTTGAAAGGGCGTTCTCGATATTCTGGTCCTGCGGGTCAGGCGCTTGCGGGCTTTTGCCGCCACCGCCGCCTTCATTGCTATCTGAGTGATCATGCATAAGATGGCCTTTCCTTAATATTGAAAAATCGATTCAAAACGGGGGTGGGGCCAGTGTAAAGAGACCATCGGCCATGGGCGCATTGGCCACATACCGTTCAAGCCCAACCGTTACCCGTTGACCGGTCTCCTTAGAAAGTTCAAGCTGTCGGGGCAAGGCAAAACCGTCGACCACCTGCCAACCGGAAACCACCAGCGTATAAACCGGTTTGCCGCCAGTGTCAAACCAGACCGATTGCCTCGGCTGGCTGTCGGTGTCAAGGGTAATCCGCTGGCGGACCCGCCCGCGTCGGTCAATTAGATCCAGCTGGCTACCCGAATCCGTCCCGATGGAACTGCGCCTGGCCGCACACCCGGCTTCGAGGGGTAGACGCCCGACCATCAGTTCGAGCAGCTCCACCACGCTGACATCCAGGCCGACAATCCGGCGCAGACTTCCCTGACCAAGCGTTTTCTTGCGATATTCCTGTGAGGCGTGCTGAACGACAAACAGGTGCTCACCATTACTGGCCAGGGTTGCGGATGATCCCCCGAAAGGTGAAAAAAGGTCGATTCTCAGCCGGTCAGGAATCTGGCCGGCCACGGCCGCACGAAACGATTGGGCCGGTTGGTGGGGTGTCTTCACCGTCAGCCGGCCAACACATTTGAATTGAGACAGGCCGCTGTTGGCGTGCTTCAGTTGCGCCAGTACGGCCTCGGATTCCGGATCGGTAGGAACGGTTGCCGGCCGCAACCCGGCGCAACCACCGGTCAACCCGATAACCAGCAACCCAAGCAGTACCGTCCGCAGCCAGGCAATCAACCAGCGATGAGCGGTAGTCGTCAGACAGTCGGCAGCGTTGATCATCATCGTGTCAACAATTGGATTTTCTCTTCGACCGCCGCTTTATCGGTGTGGCCGTTTTTAATGGACCGCCGGTAACTGTCAAGGGCCTTCTCGGTCATACCGAGCCGTGCATAGACGTCGCCAAGATGCTCGCGGACGATGGGATCATCGGGGACCAGGCTGACCGCCTGCTCCAAAAGTGGCAATGCCTTTTCATATTCTCCGCGCTGATAGTAAACCCAGGCCAGGCTGTCGGTAATATAACCATCCCCGGGCTTATGTTCCAATGCTTTACGGATCAACTGTTCGGCTTCATCCAGATTGACCCCCATATCCGCGTAGGTGTAGCCCAAATAGTTGAGGGCGTTGGCGTTATCCGGATCATAGCGGATCACCTGTTTCATGGTCTCGATGGAGGCATCCTTCTTGCCCCATTTGTCATACACCACTCCCAACCGAAAATAGAGCCGGGGGTTTTTAGGGGCGATGGCAAGGCCCGCTTGGAGGGCCTTTTCGGCGTCTACGTAATCTTCGGTCTGCTCATAAAAAGACCCCAGATAGAGACGAAATTCCGGATTTTGTGGATCCTTGGCAATCGTTTGCTGAATAAAATCTATCGCTTTGTCGAGTTGCTCCATCTCCTGGTAAAGCAAGGCGGCATGAACCGCCGCGTTCCTGAAAAAATGCGATCCCGGCGCCACGCTGCGCAATTGTTCGATGGCCAACTGTTTTTCACCGGTCCCATCCAGGGCCACCCCCGCCAGATAGTGCAAGTCCGAATTTTCCGGAACGGCCTTGAGCATTCCGCGAATGATCACCGCGGCGGCTTCATATTCCCGGGTATCCAGGTAAAGCCGCACCAGCATCCGGATCACCTCTTCATCTTCTAGGCTCATGCGCCCCAGTTCGGCAAACTGTTTGGCAGCGGTTTTTTTCATTCCCTGGCGGTGCCGCACCCATCCAAGGGCCATCATGGCCTGAATGCTGCCGGGGTTTTGTTTCAAAATGTCCTGGTAAATGGCAGCCGCCTGACGGTAGTGCCGATCGGCTTCGTAGAGCGCGCCCAGTTCAAAACGGGATTCGACAAGTTGCGGTTCAAGCAGCAGGGTTTTCTCAAAGTACGCCCTGGCTGTTTTGCTGTCACCGTTAATGGCACTGATCCGCCCCAGAAAAAAATATCCCGCATATGAACCCGGAAAGTGGGTGACCAGTTGCTGGTAGACCTTTTGTGCCTGATCCCATTGTTCTTGGTCCATGTACATACCGCCCAACATCAGATAGATGTTTTCCTGGTCAGGATCGAGGGCGATCACGCGCGAAAATGCGTTGATGGCGTGGACCGGTTCATCAATGTTCTGGTAAATCCGGCCGATCAGAATCAAGGCGTCGACATCTTCGGGATGGCTGGCGAGAATCTCTTCCAGAACGGCAATGGCGGCCTGGGGATTTTTCTTCAAAAGCCACATCCCGGCAAGCTCACGCTTCAGGTAGGCCGAGTCGGGATCGGATTCAAGAGCCTGACGGACTAGGCTGATGGCTTGATCAACATCGCCTTTTTTAAGGCTGAGATGAGCCTTTGCAAACAGGTAGTAGGCATTGACCGGGGGCGAATAGGCCGGTGATGCCAACGGGCCCGGGCCGCGGTCCCCATGACCAATCAAGCCGCAGGCACTGAAAAACATTATCCAGAGCATTATAACAACAAACTTAACGTACCATTTTATCATTTTATAGGCTTTCACTACAAAGATGGATACATCAGCAGGCCGTTTGCCTCACCATTGGCAACGGTGACAGGCGGGATAGTCAGGAGACATCTTCCGTATAGGTTTCAAAGTCAGGAATTTCTTTTTTAAAGTAGTCGCGCATTTTTTTGACCACATTTTTCTCGACCTGCCGCACACGCTCACGGGATATGCCGTATTTATCCCCGATCTCCTGTAGGGTGACCGGCGTATCGGAGAAAATCCGTTTATCAAAAATCTCCAATTCCCGGTCTGTCATCTGTTTTCTGAATTCAGCAATTTTTTCGTGAAGCAGGGATTCCATCTCCTTTTTTGCCACCGTCTCCTCGGCCGAATCGGATTCCGTACTCATAAACTCAATCCGTTCCGTGTCCGAATCTTCTTTGAGGGGGGCATCCAGGGAGATATCCCACCCGTCCAGGCGCTGATCCATGTCCACGATTTCCCGCTCGGAAACGCCCAGCCGCTGAGAGAGCAGTTTGGGTTTTGGATCAAATCCCTGTTCGATAAGTTTCTGCTTCTCTTTTTTCAGCTTGAAAAAAAGCTTGCGTTGTCCCTGAGTGGTTCCGATCTTTACCAGACGCCAGTTATCCATGATGAATTTAAGGATATATGCTTTAATCCAAAAAGAGGCATAATAGGAAAATTTGACGTTTTTATAGGGATCGAATTTTTTCACGGCCTGCATCAGACCAATATTGCCTTCCTGAATCAAATCCAGCAGATTCTGCATCCAGACCCGCTGAAATTCTAAGGCGATCTTCACCACCAGGCGCAAATTGGAGGTAACCAGACGGTAGGCCGCGTCCTGGTCCCCCTGTTCCTGGACCCGTTTTCCAAGGGAAACCTCTTCCTCACGGGTCAGCAGGTTGTATCGACTGATTTCCGACAAATAGCGCTGAAGGGGATCGTATTTGACAACGGATTTCTCACTTTGTGTTCCGCCGCTGCCTGTACCCGTCCGTTTTTCTTTTTTGTCCGTTGATTGCTTCTTTTCCGTCTTCATTCCCCTACCCGGGATCTTTCAATGTCCATCGGCTATTCATGCGATTCGACCCGTCCAAACGGCCTGTTTTTCATATGGACATTTCGGTGTCATTGTGTTACGGATGCCTTCTTTTAAAAGCGCCTGTAGCTCAGCTGGATAGAGCAACGGACTTCTAATCCGTAGGTCGCAGGTTCGAATCCTGCCAGGCGCGCCATTTCGGGTAAGGAGGCTCAACGCCTCCTTTTTTATAACCGGCCACACCCATCCGTCCTCTCATCAAAGTTTATCAACATAACATATCCGAACACCATTTGAAAAATGATAATTGCCGCTTCCTGGCAAGTGATTTTAATCGGACCGGAATATTATAAAACGGATCAACGGATTTATCGTCCCAGGCATGGCCGACCGTCGACGTTTCCAGCCATCGGGACGGGCCTTGTTCTGAAACAGATATGCCGGACATCGAAATGTCCGGCATAAGGCATTTTTTTTAAAGGGGAGCCTGACGATCGGTGGAAGACGGCAGCGCCATCCAAGTAAAAACAGGTAAACAAAGCAGGTGACAATCCATGACCCGGCGCAAGACCGGGTGCGGCAATCCTGGCAGCAGACTTATTCGACAGGCCTGAGCTTTAAAATATTTTTGGCCCGTTCGATCAACTGCTCGCCTTTGAAAGGTTTAACGATGTAGTCTTTTACCCCCATTTTCACAATCTGCATGACATTCTCTTTTCCCGACTCTGCCGTAAGCATGATCACGGGGATATCCTTCAATGCATTTTCCGCCTTGAGTTTACCCAGCATTTCGATACCGGTCATCACCGGCATGGTAATATCAAGGATGATCAAATCAGGCTGTTCTTTGGCGGCAATGGCCAGGCCTTCCACCCCGTTTTCGCCTTCAAAAAGTTCACAGTTGTATGGTTTAAAGGCCTTCTTGACGATCATCCGAATGGTCTTACTGTCATCAACCGTAAGGATCTTGTACGCCATCACTTACCTCCGGAATTAATGGTAATGGGTTTGAATTGTTTTTGATTCTGTAGTATCGGTTTTCGCATGGGTTTCTTTAGCAGATTCTTGGAGAAAAGCAAAAACGGGCAGGCGGAATCAATCTAAAAACTCGATTTAAATACTGTTTTGGTCCAGCGCTCATCCCGCCAGAAAAAGCGTGCGGACATGTTCCATTTTCTCACTGAATTCGCCAATCACCCCATTGATCACCGTTTCATTGAGCCCTAACGAATGAGCGATGCGTTCATCCTCTTCATAGGACGAATCATCCACCCCCGGGGATATTTTCATTTTGCGGCAAATGGCGTCGGCCAGATGGACAATCGAAGCCTCCGTAAAACAGCCGTCAGCCTGAAGCGGGGTGTGATAATATCGGATGATACACTGAAGCAGGGGCGGAAAGTGCCACCGTTTGGCCACCATGGCGCCCACTTGGGCGTGGTCAACCCCAAGGACCTGTCGTTCAGCAGCCATGAAGGAGATATGCTGGGTCTCGACCCGCTCCATGATCTGCGGCATGGCCGACTTGACGTGCTGGTCAATCACCACCTTGCCGATATCTCGCAGCAATGCGCCGGTAAATGTCAGACCGGTCGATTTGAAGCCTTTTTTCTCGGACAGCGCATTGGCCAATATGGCCGCGCAGATCGCACTTTCCCACAATGCACCGCGATCCAGCCCATAACCGCTGTGCGACCCTTTGAAGGTGTCCGCACAACTGACCAGGAGGATCAGATCGACCACCTGTGTCATCCCCAGATAAACAATGGCCTGCTTGGCATCCCCAATTTTTCCCGGCAACCCGAAATAGGCGGAGTTGGCCAGCTTCAGAAGATTGGCGGTCAATGCCGGTTCATGTCGGATGATGTCAGCCAGATCGGACATGCCGCAACCGGAGTCGTCCAGCAGGGAAAGCACTTTACCGGCGACATCGGATACCGGTCTAAGCTGGTCGAGCTCTTCAATGATGGAGGGTATCGTCGTCATCAATTCGCTTTCGTGGTCAGTTTTGGTTCTTTCATTCAACCGACATGAAATGCCATCAACGCCTGCAGCTGATCTTTCTGCTTCGTATTGAGCCCTTTGAAACGAAGTGCATTGGTTCTCATAGCAGATTTTTTTTGACTGCCCTCAGGGAAACGGCACACAGGAACGGCTGCATAAGGAATGTTGTGCAGATAGATGCCTTGCTCAGTCATTAAAAGGTCAAGCTGCACACGTTCCATATCGTCATGCCAGTCAAAAGTGCCGTTAAATGAAAGCCCCCCGAGACTGAGATCGGCCACCTCGCCGATCATATCCGATTCCGATTTGTACAGGACCATGGCGATCTCACCAATGCTCATCTTTTCATGATTAAGCAAGCGTCCCCGTATATCGCTTCTCAAAATGGCCAGCGTGCCATGGGGCATGACATACCGCTTGTGTTTCCGACGTTCGATCATTAATCTCTCCCATTCGCTGGTTGCATATCCGGTTGGAACAGAAGGGTGCCGTCATAAACACACCGCAATTGTTTTGCCATATCAACAGAATTTCGTTGATTCTTTGCCAACGAACGCCTCGTCGCCGATCATCAGATCAGCCTCGGATAACCGATAACCGTTGAGGAAGACAATCAATTTTTCTATTTCAGAACACTTCTAATTTGTCAGCCGCCACGCACAACATGGGGGTAGTGTGAAGAAACAGCATCCGTCTGCGATAGTAACAAAAAATTGGCAGGGGCGACGGTTTTTTGATATCCGGGTGGATGCCCATAACGGCAACACAACCCATTCATCATTGGCCCATTTTCAATTCTGGCTGATGGCGATCAAACGAACATCCAGCGGGGTCGAATCCGTTTCACCGATCTGAAGCTGGGCTTCCCATTCATAATATTCCGGAAGATTTAACCGGACTTCATAACGCCCCGGGGAGAGGGAAATATCCACAGGGGTATTGCCTTTAAACAATGAGTCCACAAAAACCTGGGCCCCCGTCGGGGTACTGGTAACGCTAAGTGTGGATAACGGCAACGGTGCAGGTTCGGGTTCGGGTGCTGCTGTGGGTGTGGGTGTGGGCAGGTCGACCGCCGGGCGCCCAGCAGGCGAACGATCCGGTTTCGGTATCACCATGTAGCCAATCGCGCCCACGGCCAGGCACAGCAGGGCTGCCAGGGCCACCATTTTCTTCCTGGTGGAGGTGGTTTTCTGCGTAGGCAGGGGTTTCTCCAAAAAAACGGTCGAATCCCGTGTCATGCACTGCTTCAGCACATCGGACATCGCCGCCCCGGACTGGAAACGCGCCTGCGGTTTTTTGGACAGGCTCTTTAAAATCAGATCAGCCAGCGCACGGTTGTCAAAATCCCCCACCGCCATGGGGTCCTGGGGGGACTGATGGGTGATGGATTGAAAAATGGCTGCAATGTTGCCACCGCCAAATGGCCGCCGGCCGGTGAGCATCTCATAGGCAATCACCCCCAACGCGTAAAGGTCCGTTCGGCCATCGGCCTTTTGCCCCAGCACCTGTTCGGGCGCCATGTAGACCGGTGTGCCAAGGATATCCCCGGCCTGAGTCTGTTGGGCGGCATCGGGATCTTCGATGCGAGCAATGCCGAAATCGGTCAGTTTGATTCGATTTTCCGGGGTGAGGATAATATTGGAGGGCTTGATATCACGATGCGTAATACCCCGGCTGTGGGCGTAGTCCAACGCTTCGGCCACCTGGATGCACATGCCGACCGCCTCGTCCACCGGCAGTGTGCGGTCTTTCATTACCTCGTTCAACGGGCGGCCCTCAAGGTATTCCATGGCAATGTAAATGGTATCGTGATCCTGCCCCACGTCATAGACGGTAACGATGCCGGCATGCGAGATACGGCCAATCGCCTTGGCCTCCCTTAAAAACCGGGCCACGAAATCCCGGCTGACCACGCGGTCCGGCCGGAGGACCTTCAGGGCCACCATGCGGTCAATCTGTGGGTCATGGGCCTGGTAAACCACCCCCATGGTCCCCCGTCCCAACTCTTTGATAATTTCGTAGCGACCGTATTTCATTTTCGACATGGGGACCTAAACGATTGAGGCCAGTACGACCGTCACATTATCTTTTCCGCCAGCGCTCTTGGCCAGGCGGATCAGCGCACTCGACTTTTCGTTCAAGTTGTTGTCTCCGCACAAGGCAGTCTGAACGGTGGTTTCATCGACCATATCGGTGAGGCCGTCACTGCACAGGAGAAAAAGATCGCCGGGATGCCGTTTGCCTTTGAGAATATCCAGAGCCACGGTATCGTTTACCCCCACGGCCCTTAAAATCACATTCCGCATGGCATGCTGCCGGGCTTCTTCCGGCGTAATCAGTCCCTGATC
This window harbors:
- a CDS encoding RNA polymerase sigma factor RpoD/SigA, producing the protein MKTEKKQSTDKKEKRTGTGSGGTQSEKSVVKYDPLQRYLSEISRYNLLTREEEVSLGKRVQEQGDQDAAYRLVTSNLRLVVKIALEFQRVWMQNLLDLIQEGNIGLMQAVKKFDPYKNVKFSYYASFWIKAYILKFIMDNWRLVKIGTTQGQRKLFFKLKKEKQKLIEQGFDPKPKLLSQRLGVSEREIVDMDQRLDGWDISLDAPLKEDSDTERIEFMSTESDSAEETVAKKEMESLLHEKIAEFRKQMTDRELEIFDKRIFSDTPVTLQEIGDKYGISRERVRQVEKNVVKKMRDYFKKEIPDFETYTEDVS
- a CDS encoding HDOD domain-containing protein; translation: MTTIPSIIEELDQLRPVSDVAGKVLSLLDDSGCGMSDLADIIRHEPALTANLLKLANSAYFGLPGKIGDAKQAIVYLGMTQVVDLILLVSCADTFKGSHSGYGLDRGALWESAICAAILANALSEKKGFKSTGLTFTGALLRDIGKVVIDQHVKSAMPQIMERVETQHISFMAAERQVLGVDHAQVGAMVAKRWHFPPLLQCIIRYYHTPLQADGCFTEASIVHLADAICRKMKISPGVDDSSYEEDERIAHSLGLNETVINGVIGEFSEKMEHVRTLFLAG
- a CDS encoding tetratricopeptide repeat protein, giving the protein MLWIMFFSACGLIGHGDRGPGPLASPAYSPPVNAYYLFAKAHLSLKKGDVDQAISLVRQALESDPDSAYLKRELAGMWLLKKNPQAAIAVLEEILASHPEDVDALILIGRIYQNIDEPVHAINAFSRVIALDPDQENIYLMLGGMYMDQEQWDQAQKVYQQLVTHFPGSYAGYFFLGRISAINGDSKTARAYFEKTLLLEPQLVESRFELGALYEADRHYRQAAAIYQDILKQNPGSIQAMMALGWVRHRQGMKKTAAKQFAELGRMSLEDEEVIRMLVRLYLDTREYEAAAVIIRGMLKAVPENSDLHYLAGVALDGTGEKQLAIEQLRSVAPGSHFFRNAAVHAALLYQEMEQLDKAIDFIQQTIAKDPQNPEFRLYLGSFYEQTEDYVDAEKALQAGLAIAPKNPRLYFRLGVVYDKWGKKDASIETMKQVIRYDPDNANALNYLGYTYADMGVNLDEAEQLIRKALEHKPGDGYITDSLAWVYYQRGEYEKALPLLEQAVSLVPDDPIVREHLGDVYARLGMTEKALDSYRRSIKNGHTDKAAVEEKIQLLTR
- a CDS encoding serine/threonine-protein kinase — encoded protein: MSKMKYGRYEIIKELGRGTMGVVYQAHDPQIDRMVALKVLRPDRVVSRDFVARFLREAKAIGRISHAGIVTVYDVGQDHDTIYIAMEYLEGRPLNEVMKDRTLPVDEAVGMCIQVAEALDYAHSRGITHRDIKPSNIILTPENRIKLTDFGIARIEDPDAAQQTQAGDILGTPVYMAPEQVLGQKADGRTDLYALGVIAYEMLTGRRPFGGGNIAAIFQSITHQSPQDPMAVGDFDNRALADLILKSLSKKPQARFQSGAAMSDVLKQCMTRDSTVFLEKPLPTQKTTSTRKKMVALAALLCLAVGAIGYMVIPKPDRSPAGRPAVDLPTPTPTAAPEPEPAPLPLSTLSVTSTPTGAQVFVDSLFKGNTPVDISLSPGRYEVRLNLPEYYEWEAQLQIGETDSTPLDVRLIAISQN
- a CDS encoding LolA family protein; amino-acid sequence: MMINAADCLTTTAHRWLIAWLRTVLLGLLVIGLTGGCAGLRPATVPTDPESEAVLAQLKHANSGLSQFKCVGRLTVKTPHQPAQSFRAAVAGQIPDRLRIDLFSPFGGSSATLASNGEHLFVVQHASQEYRKKTLGQGSLRRIVGLDVSVVELLELMVGRLPLEAGCAARRSSIGTDSGSQLDLIDRRGRVRQRITLDTDSQPRQSVWFDTGGKPVYTLVVSGWQVVDGFALPRQLELSKETGQRVTVGLERYVANAPMADGLFTLAPPPF
- a CDS encoding Mrp/NBP35 family ATP-binding protein codes for the protein MHDHSDSNEGGGGGKSPQAPDPQDQNIENALSKIKHKLIVMSGKGGVGKSSFATNLAVALAAKGFSTGLMDVDLHGPSIAGMVGINGLLEVSQETQQVVPKKVNENLKVVSMQSLMKDPDQAVIWRGPAKTGIIRQFIGDVFWDALDFLIVDSPPGTGDEPLSVAQTITGAKALIVTTPQDVALADVRKSINFCRAVNLELVGLVENMGPFACPCCGKTVELFKSQGGRLTAEAMGVTFLGTLPFDPEVVKSCDQGAPIAAAGQSGPFVAALETVVQAVIGRL
- a CDS encoding response regulator, which produces MAYKILTVDDSKTIRMIVKKAFKPYNCELFEGENGVEGLAIAAKEQPDLIILDITMPVMTGIEMLGKLKAENALKDIPVIMLTAESGKENVMQIVKMGVKDYIVKPFKGEQLIERAKNILKLRPVE